The genomic segment GCTGGTTTGATGATGAACATGATTGCCTCTTTCATGTCTTTCCATAGCTCTGACAGTTCCCTTTCATTTCAATTCTTAGCTTACGCATTGAACAGCAAATCTGACCTCCTTGATTGTGTGGCTTCTTGTTTTCTCAGGGAACTTCCATTCTTATCTTCCTTGCTctggtttcttcctttctctctctccttccttccttccttccttccttccttccttccttccttccttccttccttcccttccttcccttccctcttccttccttccttcctttctttctttcttttctttctttctttcttttctttctttctttcttttctttctttctttctttctttctttctttctttctctctctctctttctttctttctttctttctctttctttcgaAATTCTGCCACGTTTGTGctgcttttgttgcatttattCACCTTTGAATGGGGACCATTCTGCCTTACCTGCTGTTTGCCCCCAAAGGTGTGGGTAGCTGTGCTTTGACTCCCTTCCCTGTTTATCTAGGAATCTCTAGATAACCTCTACCCACATGATGGAGACCTGGACACTGATACCTTTTTTCCTGTTTAACCTCTGAGTTGCCTAAAGAGGGTTTGGTAGAAACTAGAAACTAGATTCCTGGACAGCCTTCCCCGGGAGCTTGTTCCTACTGAGTCTCTCTCTGAATTTGTTGAACACCTCAATAGCATGACCCAGCTCTAAAGAGGTGGGGACATAGCTTGCTTCCTGGGTTTTGGGTTTGTTCCTCCATTTCGGGGAGGTACAGCCACTTTGTCAAAAAAGCTGGGCCTCTGTTTTCAGAGAAAACATGTGGTGCTAAGTGGACTTGCCTCTTAGCCTCACATGCCCGGTCCAGGGAACCTGGGCAGACAAAACAATGCCACGGTGTGGCCTGCTCCCACTTCCATTAAGCCAGCATGGAGTGTGGGTAGGGCTGGTGGAACCAGAATCCAAACGGGTGCCCCCTGCTCATCCTTTTTCCCCTGGAGTTGAATGCCCTCCAGTCTAGGCACGGGGGACCTGTCAGATCTCCCGAATCTCCTCTCACAACCATGCTCAGAAAGGAAATTCATGACTCAGCTCCCTGAGTTCTGTCTGCACTTCAGTTTTGTCTTTATTCTAGgcccttttttattcttcttgctGGGTATCTGAGAAGATAGGTtttgtaaatataatataattccACTGTCGTTTTTAGAAATGCTTTGGAAAAATGTGAGACAGCAAAATGCATctaattttttctccatttctccatcCCCAAGCCACTTCTCCCAGTCAGCTTTTTGAGGGAcagccctccctcccccatcctgcCTGTACCTTATGTCAGAGCCCACTCAGTCTGCCCCACCCCTGACCAAAACCTAGGTCTTAAGTGCCCTTAGGTGAGTGCTTCCAGATTCAGAGTGACCAAGGGATTGCATTTTCATTACTTTCAGGGAACAGAACGATTTCAACCCTGGTCTCCTAGATTATAATCATCCATCCCACAGGCTGTCTGATGGCAATAATTTTAAGCCCCATTTAAGGTGGATGCTGGAATTATTTCTAGATGGAGCAGAGTAGCACAAGTTGCTGAGCTGCAAATCACTGCGATAGTGACTGGCCAACCCAGTAACCCACAAGGCTAGCATGCCTTGTCAGTGCCACTGTGGTGTGAATTAGACTTTTTTACAGGTGACATCAATGCGGGAGAAGGAAGGGCAATGATGGGCAAGAGTGCTGGAATATCTGATGCTCAGAAACTTCCTTCCTCTTTATTCCTCTGTTAGGTCCCTGGGGAGGGGAACAATGAATGGGAAACTCTAGCACCGCCGCTAGCTAGCATGTAgctctattaggttggtgcaaaagtaattgcagttttttacttaatggtaaaaccacaattacttttgcaccaatctattAGTAGCTGAACAAAAGTGTTTGCTGAACTTAATTGATCCTGGAAGACTGTGCCAACATtgaggacaaaaagaaaaaagcccatCTTGGAATCAGACCCATCTTTGCTCAAAGAAAGACTCTGGAATGTACTATCTGTGCAACTTGGGGCAAGTTATTTCACCTTTCTGGGTCTTGGTTTTGCCACGAATATGAAAGCTAGTCGTGTCCCTCTAGGAGAAGCGGTTCGTGTTAGTGGCAGGTGCGCCCCCTCCCAATAGGTGACAAGAACACGCCCTCTCCCGTTTCTGCGTTACCTCCCCCAGGCCGCGCGATGGCGCTGCGTCTCCGCAGCGGCCCGGGCCTCTCTGGGGCGCTCGGGCGCGCTGGCCCCTGGGGACGCCGAGGGCGGCTGCGAAGCGCAGAGAGGCCGTGGTGAGTCCGGCGGCACTAGGGGGTGATCTTCCCGGCCCCCGGGCTCCCGGGTGGGCAGGGGCAGCTGGGCTGCGCGGAGCAGGCCCTCGTGAGCCCCGGGAAGGAACGCGGCGCAGGGTGTGGGGCCACCCTCAGCATCCGACCGCAGGCGGGGACGAGAGCCTTGGGCAGCAGCCGGGAGACCCCTCCCCTGACCGCTGACTTGCCGGGGATCCCTGGCATCACTTCCCCGCCGCCGAGACTTGGACCAGAGGGTTTCTAAGGCCCTTTCGGTGCCGGCGTTGCGGGGTCGCGGGTGATCCCGGGGTCTGTGCTCTGATCCCCGGCCCTGCCCGTCTCTCTTACAGGCTCTCCCACCTGTCACCCTGGCCCTTCTCTGCTTGGACGGTGTCTTCCTCTCCTCAGCTGAGAATGACTTCGTCCACCGGATCCAGGAGGAACTGGACCGCTTTCTGCTGCAGAAGCAGCTGTCAAAGTAGGCTCGTGGGAGGGGCGAGGGTGCCTCCTTGCTGGGAAGGGCAGTGTTCCCGAGCCGCCTGTGTGCCCTCCCCCAGGTGGTGCCTGGCAGCTGGCTCTGACCTTGGCCTTTAGTCTTCATAACGCCAGCTGCCTCTTCTAGCTGCATCTTTGTAATTCTGAGCATCACCCCGAGACTGAAGGGTCCCCGCACAGGGATGCGGATGGGACCTGTGGGTCCCTGCGGTCACCTCTGTCTATGCTCAGATCCTTTGCAGTCCACCTGGGACCCAGGGGGCGGAAGGGAGGCCAGTGTTAATCCGCGATTAACCTGGGAGTGGACCTGGTAGGGGTCAGGCCCTGGACACCTGCTCAGcgcttcttcccctccctccccagggttCTTCTTTTCCCCCCACTCTCCAGTCGCCTCCGGTACCTGATCCATAGAACAGCAGAGAATTTTGATCTCTTGAGCAGCTTCTCCGTTGGGGAGGGTTGGAAGAGGAGGACGGTCATCTGTCACCAGGACATCAGGTGGGTAGCCTCCCACCTTGGAATGCCTGCAGCAGTGGTGTGTGGGCGGCCAGCCAGCTGGTCAGCCTTTggaagggcagggctgggtggaACCAGGGCTGGGACCCCCGGGCTGCTGCCATTCCTAGCCACAGCCGCTTAACCAGGGCTGCCTTTTGCATCAACAGTGGAGCAGATATGCAGTTTGTGGAATTCACTTGGCAAAATCAGCTATGTGGTTGggccaaaagagagagagatctgttTAAGtagtgggtgtggtggggggtCTCCCTAGCATTCCTCTCAGTGAGCTTGTGCCCCACAGAGACCAGAAAAGCCCCTGCTGGGCTTGGGTCCCCTCTGTTCCCATGTGCATCTCACAGTGAGCATCTTACTTTAATGACTGTGATCCTAGTGTTTGAAGTGACATGTTTTTCTGATAGCCTAATTCTTAAATGCAAAAGCTTACCTGCCTGGTGTGTAATTGAAGATGGACTAATCTCTAATTTCGATCACAGCACTAGAGGGCGAGCTGGCTGCTCTGGGCTTGTTCAAAAGTGACAGCCTCCACTGTGATGCCTTCCTAAGGGATTTTCGAGGGTCATTTTGGCTGTGGTTTTCGCCTAATGCTGACCTGAATGTCACTCCTGAATGACAAGTGGCTCTAGTAAATCATTTTCCTTTGGGCCCCTACACACTCTGATTACCTCCTCCCATTCCTGCTCCAGGGTACCCAGTTCAGATGGCCTCTCTGGCCCCTGCCGCCCTCCTGCCTCCTACCCCAGCAAGTACCACGGTCCTCGGCCCACCTCCAACCAAGGAGCAGCTGCTCCCCGAGGTGCCCGGGCTGGCCGGTGGTATCGTGGACGCAAGCCAGACCAGCCTTTGTATGTGCCCCGGGTGCTGCGCAGGCAGGAAGAATGGGGGCTGACCTCTACCTCGGGGCTCAAGGGAGAGGCCCCAGCTGGCAGGGATCCAGAAGAACCTGGAGATGTTGGTGCTGGAGACCCCAACTCTGATCAGGGACTCCCTGTGCTGATGACTCAGGGAACAGAGGACCTAAGGAGCCCAGGACAAAGGTGTGAGAATGAGCCGCTGCCGGACCCTGTTGGCCCTGAGCCCCCGGGGCCTGAGAGTCAGTCAGGGAAGGGAGACAGGGTGGAGACGGCCACACGGTTTGGGTCCACCCTGCAGCTAGACctggaagaggggaaggagagtCCGCTGGAGAAGAGGCTcgtggcagaggaggaagaggacgaagaggaggtgggagaggacGGCCCCAGCAGCTGCTCGGAAGACGATTACACTGAGCTGCTGCAGGAGGTGATGAGGCTCTTGAGCCCAGAAAGGGAGGGCGGAGGTGAGGTGGGTGTGGCCGTGGGTAGGGCTGGGTGTTGGGTGACAGGGATTCCTTAGGGAACACAGGAGAGGAGGTGTGGATTTGGGTCCCAGCCCAGCCATGTAAGAGCTGcttgaccctgggcaagttattttgtgttgctgagtctcagtttcctcatctgaaactAAAACCAGATAACACAGCCTTCACTAGGTCACGGACTCTGTGTACAAGTACATCGTCATGTGTTATGGATGCCAGTCATGGAAATTACTCTTTAGCCTGAAGTTTTATCTTACAAATCTTGTTTCCTGGGGACCGTGTGACTGCCCCTGAGACTGGCTGTGGGTTCGGTTGGGAGAGTAGAATCTTTTATGGCTATTTTATACGTGAAGAATGCAGACCACAGACCTGCCAAATATCACAGCGCTAGCAGGGAAAGGAAGGGTCTTGGACTTGCCCAGTTCTGCCTCTTAACTGACTTTGCAACTTTGGGAAAAATTACTTAACTCTTGggccttcagtttccccatctgtaaagcaGCTTTCTAGAATATAGTTTTCAGGATTCTATGGAACGTTGTGTGTGTAATTGCCAGTCACTTAGTGGGGACTCCATACAAGTAAATGCCCTCCCGTAAAACCCATGCTTCTTGACCTTCCAGCCCAGCCTGCCTGCTGCTGCCCTTCCCAGACTTTTGCTATGAGGGCCCCTTCTCCCCGCAGAGCTCTCAGCGCACGGGCTAGTGGTTTGGAGCTCTGCGTGTCCAGGCTCCCCTTGCTAAAGGGTCTGATCTCTCCTAGATCACAGACAACCTGACGAAGAAGGAGATTCAGATAGAGAAGATCCACTTGGACACGTCCTCCTTCGTGGAGGAACTGCCTGGAGAGAAGGACCTTGCCCACGTGGTAGAGATCTATGACTTTGAACCAGCGCTCAAGACGGAGGACCTGCTGGCAACGTTTTCTGAGTTCCAGTGAGTGATGGCTGGGGAGGTGCTGCCTTCAGAGAGAAGCTAGGACATGCTTTGTAGCTGGGGGTGCttgcctgccccacccccagtGCCTAATGCTTcagcaagagagacagaaagtgggtGTGTTGCCTGGGTTCTGTGTTCCTGGGCAGTTCACCCTGCCAGCCATCCTTGGGGAAAGAGAGCACTGATTTGTTGGTCGTAGATACACCCTGGAGGCCCTAGATCTGGGCTAGCCCCTCTGCCTGGCCACATGCCTGCCAGGACCCCACGCACCCTCCCTCAGTCTTGAGGGACATGACAGCCCCCTCTCTTCCCCTTGCCCACCTCCCAGCGGCTGCTCAGTGGGTCTCCAGCAGGCTACAGGCCAGCTCCATGTGGCAACTGTTTCTGGGGTGCACTGAGCAGCCTGCTGGGGCAGAGTGGAGGTCGGGATGGTGGCCAGAGTCTGCATTGAGAGACACGACTTccctcctcctcagcttccccacATGCCTTTAGATCGACCctcctgtctttccttcttttttcttttcctttttcttctcattttgccgtctctccttccccttctttgtTCCTGCTCaggctttctttctcttcttttgttttgagacaggatcttgctcttttgcccaggcgggagtgcagtggtgcgatcacagcttgctgcagcctcaacctcctgggctcaagtgatcctcccaccttggcctcccaagtagctgggactacaggcatgcaccaccgtgcccagctctgcCTAGGCTTTTGGAAACCCCTTTCTGCATGGCCCTCGTTAACCCTGCTTCCTAAAGCCTTCTTCCCCTGTGCTCTGCCCCTGAGCAGGAGGAGAGCCAAAGGGGTGGCTAGGGGCAACATGTTCTACTTTTGTATTCTCTACCTTGATGgtgcagccaggctggggccccTGTGCCTTCCTCAGCCCGGGTAGGGCCACACTGCCTTAGGTCTCTCACAGGCTGCAGGGTAGTTGGCACCTTCCTGAGCAATAGGAAGAAAGCCAACAGGAGCATGGTGGCCCTGCTGGTTTGAGCTCCTGTTTCCCGCCCCCGCCACAGAAACCCTTTCTTCCCCAGCCTCAGACCCCGTGGCCTTGGCCTGGCTGAGACAAGCCTGTGAGGAGACTCTTCTTCCTTGGCATCATGCCATATGAGCTGTTTGAGTCCTGGCTTCTTTAGTTCTAGAAACTGGTGACCTGCCTGACATATTGACAGGagtggcatttgtctttctgaagCCAACCATACGGGCTTCAGAGGAAGTTTGCTGCAAATGGTTGTCTCTGTCCCTGAGGAGATGGGACCTTGCGTCGGGCTCGTGGCATCTGTGGGCTGGAGGTGAGGGGGCGCGGCTGCGGGATTCGAAGAGGAGTTTAACCGCTTGCTTTCCTGAATGTGCTGTCTCCTCTCTCCCCGCACAGAGAGAAGGGGTTCAGGATTCAGTGGGTGGATGATACTCATGCACTCGGCATCTTTCCCTGCCTGGCCTCAGGTAAGGCACCCCCGGTGGGCCCGGCCCTCACTCGGATCCCCACTGAGAGGGAGGACTCTTGGTTCCCTGGGTGGAGGCCACCATCTCCTGGGCGCAGGCTCAGCTGAGCCATTGGGCTCTTGGGGTCTGTTTCCAGCCTAAAACCCAGGGGGAGCCAAGCGGTCTCTGGCCCATAGTAATGCGCCTTAATGAAGAAGCTTTTCCTATTGTGTTAGTGCTTTCAATGAAAAGGCATCAGATTCAGGCAACCTTTGCTGAGGAAGGTCACTGGCCAAGCCCAACAGAGGTCCCTGTATTAAATGAAACCACAGGAAAGTGCTGCTTTAACGGCCAAAAGCATTTGAATTCTGGCGATTTCATATGGTTCAAGtagacacattctttttttttttttttttttttttgagacagagtctcgctctgtcgcccaggttggagtgcagtggccggatctcagctcactgcaagctccgcctcccaggtttacgccattctcctgcctcagcctccggagtagctgggactacaggcgcccgccacctcgcccggctagttttttgtatgtttttttttagtagaggcggggtttcaccgggttagccaggatggtctcgatctcttgacctcgtgatccacccgtctcggcctcccaaagtgctgggattacaggcgtgagccaccgtgcccggcctaacatTCTTATTTGATTTTCACTTCGGCCTCAAGATATAGGTCAGGTTACCTCCACTGTACAGCTAGGGAGACTTAAGGATCCCAGAGTGTCACGGGTACACTCCAAGTTACACAGCTTCTCAGTGTCACAGCTGGGGGTGCCACGCTGCCTCCTCATGACTCCAGTGCTCCTGTCCCTCTCAGCCGCTTGCCTGCATTGCCTTGTCACACCACACCTTGGTATACACCAAACGTGTATACACCACGCCCCCTTCGCTGGGCTTCCTAGAAACAGCcttctgaactcctgagctggGGGCTGGGAGCAACACTGCTGGTGGGGTCCAGTCCTCAGGAGGGGGGGGGGCAGCATTTAGGGAGGGAACAGGGCACGGTGGGGTCTCAAACCCCAGAAAGGGAGATTGTAGAaagaaaggcagggagggaggccaAGAGTCTGCCATGTGCTGTGAGAGGAATGAGCTCTGGCCGGGGTTGGCCATGGCGTTCTGGTCTCCACAGACTACGGCGGGAGCAGGTTCCCTGggttcagtttcctcttctgtagaaCAGTAGGCAGCTTGGACCTGAAGCCTCTCCCAGCTCTGCTCTGCCGTACTCTGTAAATAGCCGGGGTGCTGCAATGCCAGGTGTGACTCAGGACGGTGAACACATGTTCCCTGGAGGGTCCTGAGTGGTGAAAGGGGGAGAGGCTGTGTTTAGCCCTGGGGCTTCGGAAACTGGGAGCCCGCCTCTTCTGATGTCAGAATCACAGCCTCACCAGTGCTCTCCCTGACCAGCCTGGGGTGGGAGTGTCCTCTGAGCGCAGGGGTCCCTATGCAGGCCTGTGGGGCTCTGGGGGACGAGGCAAGCAGGCGGCAGTCGTCTCTTGCCCATCCAGGGCGGTGTTGGAGCAGCCCTGCCCTGAGCTTCGAACAGGTGCACAACACGGCTGCTTGCGTTCGGGGTGCTAGGTGTGCCACGGGATCCTGAGGAGGAGGGAGTGGCTCCACACCTGCTTTCTCTCCACAGCTGCTGAAGCCCTGACCCGGGAGTTCTCGGTGCTCAAGATCCGGCCCCTCACGCAGGGAAGCAAGCAGTCAAAGCTCAAAGCCTTGCAGAGGCCAAGTAAGGAAAGCGGATGTCCGTGGATAGGgaggctatgtgtgtgtgtgtgcgtgtgtgcatgtgtgtgtgagcatgtgtatgtgcatgtgtgtctggcTTGGGCAGGGTCTTCTCCTCTGTTCATTCTTCCCTCTTGACTTCTCTGCTCTTTGGGAGCCCTGGGCTGCAGTAGCCAGTGGGGCTGGGTTTCCCCTCCCTAGCAGCCCTAGGGGGGTCTAGGGCAGGGGTCTCCCTAGGGGAGTGGCATCTGCCAGCTGCTGTGCAGGGAGGCCCTCGTGCTCACACCCTCTTCTGGGCACCGCTCAGGGGAAAGCTTGTTCTTTCTTCTGGAGGGCCCTGGAAACCGTATCCCACAGGTCCGGGAAGGGCCTGGGCTTTGGAGTCCACTGCAGGACCCCTAAATGGCTCTGTCAGTTACTTCAGTCGGCCTCAGTGACACTGAGGAAGTCACTCAGTGTGTGAGttggtttcttcttctgtaaaatgagcagACTCTTCAGTCTGGAGGATTGAATGAGAGCCTGGCATACCTGCCTGGAGCCCTGAGGGCACACAGAAGGTACCAGATAACCGTTAGcgcctccctttccccttccccctccagAAACCATGGTGGGAGATTTTAGACACGAGTTTTCCATGACTTCAAACTAGCAACTAGTAAAATGGGCCTGCAAGAGGCCTGCCGA from the Papio anubis isolate 15944 chromosome 8, Panubis1.0, whole genome shotgun sequence genome contains:
- the R3HCC1 gene encoding R3H and coiled-coil domain-containing protein 1 produces the protein MPGPGNLGRQNNATVWPAPTSIKPAWSVEHALSRFCVTSPRPRDGAASPQRPGPLWGARARWPLGTPRAAAKRREAVALPPVTLALLCLDGVFLSSAENDFVHRIQEELDRFLLQKQLSKVLLFPPLSSRLRYLIHRTAENFDLLSSFSVGEGWKRRTVICHQDIRVPSSDGLSGPCRPPASYPSKYHGPRPTSNQGAAAPRGARAGRWYRGRKPDQPLYVPRVLRRQEEWGLTSTSGLKGEAPAGRDPEEPGDVGAGDPNSDQGLPVLMTQGTEDLRSPGQRCENEPLPDPVGPEPPGPESQSGKGDRVETATRFGSTLQLDLEEGKESPLEKRLVAEEEEDEEEVGEDGPSSCSEDDYTELLQEITDNLTKKEIQIEKIHLDTSSFVEELPGEKDLAHVVEIYDFEPALKTEDLLATFSEFQEKGFRIQWVDDTHALGIFPCLASAAEALTREFSVLKIRPLTQGSKQSKLKALQRPKLLRLVKERPQTNVTVARRLVARALGLQHKKKERPAVRGPLPP